Proteins encoded by one window of Candidatus Omnitrophota bacterium:
- a CDS encoding decaprenyl-phosphate phosphoribosyltransferase, producing the protein MASWTEKTAAIVEIARPKQWVKNAFVFAPLIFAREFGHADSVLKAFLAFALFCLYSSCVYMINDIVDLDRDRLHPDKRQRPLPSGRLDVFTALAACVFLFLAATGASAWLSLSFLLVGWLYVATNILYTFWWKTVVILDGMIIALGFVLRTYAGAVVIGVKFSDWLYICAIFVSLFLAFCKRRHEILLLGEENAGNHRAILQEYSTAFLDQIICIVTAGAAVTYSLYCIDPNPEHGSAGYHPGMKYSIPFVLYGLFRYLFLAYRKEEGGNPTELLLSDRPLLVNGFLWLIVVFWVVYLGE; encoded by the coding sequence ATGGCGTCCTGGACGGAAAAAACGGCGGCGATCGTCGAGATCGCCCGTCCCAAGCAGTGGGTAAAGAATGCGTTCGTTTTCGCGCCTTTGATTTTCGCCCGGGAATTCGGCCATGCGGATTCCGTCTTGAAAGCGTTTCTCGCGTTTGCGCTTTTTTGCCTTTACTCCTCCTGCGTTTATATGATTAACGACATCGTCGACTTGGATCGAGACCGGCTTCATCCCGACAAACGCCAACGCCCATTGCCTTCTGGACGCCTGGACGTTTTCACGGCGTTGGCCGCTTGCGTCTTTCTGTTTCTCGCCGCCACCGGCGCCTCCGCCTGGCTTTCTCTTTCCTTTCTGCTGGTGGGTTGGCTCTACGTCGCGACGAATATTCTGTATACCTTCTGGTGGAAAACCGTCGTCATTCTCGACGGCATGATCATCGCGTTGGGATTCGTGCTGCGCACCTATGCCGGAGCCGTCGTCATTGGTGTGAAGTTTTCCGACTGGCTCTACATCTGCGCGATATTCGTCTCGCTCTTTCTCGCCTTTTGCAAACGCCGCCATGAAATTCTTTTGCTGGGCGAGGAAAACGCCGGAAACCATCGCGCCATCCTGCAGGAATATTCGACGGCCTTTCTCGATCAGATTATCTGCATCGTCACGGCGGGCGCCGCCGTAACCTATTCTCTCTACTGCATCGATCCCAATCCCGAACACGGATCGGCGGGGTATCATCCGGGAATGAAATACTCCATCCCCTTTGTTTTATACGGATTGTTCCGTTATCTTTTCCTCGCTTACCGGAAAGAAGAGGGCGGAAATCCTACGGAATTGTTGTTGTCTGATCGCCCTCTTCTCGTGAATGGTTTTCTCTGGCTGATCGTTGTTTTTTGGGTTGTGTATTTGGGGGAATAA
- a CDS encoding GNAT family N-acetyltransferase yields MTIRKRYSYHPEQNRSGFGFDSRRRRMRFISMADLILRRAKEEDFPRVVELWIEMMDYHLSFDPRFELAANHEESYLEYLRSIQENYDYAIFVADREGTIVGYTIGMILSNPTVFALGRYGFIAEMAVAASEQRSGCGGKLWEHIRRWFNRRGITVIQLNVSPRNERGYRFWQKVGFNPFLHIMWHNIPKDL; encoded by the coding sequence TTGACAATACGAAAAAGATATTCCTATCATCCTGAACAAAACCGAAGCGGATTCGGCTTCGACTCGCGGCGGCGGCGCATGAGGTTCATTTCGATGGCGGATTTGATTCTTCGAAGGGCGAAGGAGGAAGATTTTCCCCGGGTTGTGGAATTGTGGATCGAGATGATGGACTATCACCTCTCGTTCGATCCCCGCTTCGAGTTGGCGGCGAATCATGAAGAATCCTATCTCGAATATCTTCGTTCCATCCAAGAGAACTACGATTACGCGATCTTTGTTGCGGATAGAGAGGGAACGATCGTCGGCTATACCATCGGCATGATCTTATCCAATCCCACCGTCTTCGCGCTGGGCCGATACGGCTTCATTGCGGAAATGGCCGTCGCCGCATCGGAACAACGCTCCGGCTGCGGCGGCAAGTTATGGGAGCATATACGCCGATGGTTTAATCGAAGGGGGATTACCGTCATTCAGTTGAACGTTTCTCCCCGCAACGAGCGAGGATATCGCTTTTGGCAGAAAGTCGGATTCAATCCGTTTCTCCATATTATGTGGCACAATATCCCCAAGGATTTATAA